From one Cyanobacterium stanieri PCC 7202 genomic stretch:
- a CDS encoding hypothetical protein (KEGG: hsa:93953 acidic repeat containing~SPTR: cDNA FLJ45705 fis, clone FEBRA2028222, highly similar to Homo sapiens acidic repeat containing (ACRC), mRNA): MEVVMADLITAVIEALSESASQGLGDLVSQKMNAGNDSQDISSIQCHSTQCHYPQGNASGYNHWDGDFFDGVPNPDSSLLFNNPLDHGFIDDKTPVDHDDNTGNLKGQGIEPRQPEKSPTKEQTPVDRAESSEDINSPESDYVSDQEINQNDRANIEQGNSMEQKLPEDEPQPTDRAKADHRDDFSMDPEPSPDDRADSSEPNQAKKEKKASIESRIEVREVTNSQDPPLPPLKRFGFQKFTKITMPIGGPFSVESGFTLGTNENLRELGVAIIWLMNKSSVSDNLVKDSVTINGRFGTTLRYPNQQRGGQVSLDSRLLAKFKKEAPNILGKAGSGMNFDFSNSILSQNNENLFPLHNRLRARLTISPWLEQQFQSFNIYSKEVTPFARMTGSLRGELLTNSDFNPRNIEFNIRKTLEGNFGARIIDPKGKRSNPVEISVRYRQHHLTRMQYMQEDQYSRERSLLLIIEVPF; the protein is encoded by the coding sequence ATGGAGGTAGTAATGGCTGACCTTATAACTGCAGTTATCGAGGCATTATCTGAATCTGCTTCTCAGGGATTAGGAGATCTTGTTAGCCAAAAGATGAATGCTGGCAATGATTCACAAGATATATCCTCTATTCAGTGTCATAGTACACAGTGCCATTATCCACAGGGAAATGCTTCAGGATACAATCATTGGGACGGTGATTTTTTCGATGGAGTGCCTAATCCAGACTCATCACTGCTATTTAATAATCCTCTTGACCACGGTTTTATAGATGATAAAACACCAGTTGACCATGATGATAATACAGGTAATTTAAAGGGGCAGGGGATTGAGCCAAGACAGCCCGAAAAATCGCCCACAAAAGAGCAAACCCCTGTTGATCGTGCTGAAAGCAGTGAGGATATAAATTCGCCAGAATCAGATTATGTTTCAGATCAGGAAATAAATCAAAATGACCGAGCGAATATCGAACAGGGTAATTCTATGGAACAGAAGCTACCAGAGGATGAGCCACAACCAACCGACCGAGCGAAGGCAGACCACAGGGATGATTTTTCTATGGATCCTGAACCTTCCCCCGATGATAGAGCCGATAGTTCTGAGCCAAATCAAGCTAAAAAAGAAAAAAAGGCAAGTATAGAATCTAGAATAGAAGTTAGAGAAGTTACCAATTCACAAGATCCACCATTACCACCATTAAAACGATTTGGATTTCAAAAATTTACGAAAATAACGATGCCGATAGGTGGTCCGTTTAGCGTTGAATCAGGATTTACACTAGGTACTAATGAAAACCTTAGAGAGTTAGGTGTCGCCATTATTTGGTTGATGAATAAATCATCGGTGAGTGATAATTTAGTAAAAGACTCAGTAACGATTAATGGGCGCTTTGGAACAACATTAAGATATCCAAACCAACAGAGAGGAGGACAAGTCAGTCTAGATTCCCGACTATTAGCAAAATTCAAAAAAGAGGCTCCAAATATTTTGGGTAAGGCTGGATCAGGTATGAATTTTGATTTCTCTAATTCTATCCTTTCTCAAAATAATGAAAATCTTTTCCCCTTACACAATAGATTGAGAGCTAGATTGACAATATCACCGTGGCTAGAGCAGCAATTCCAATCATTTAACATCTATTCAAAAGAAGTTACACCTTTTGCACGGATGACAGGAAGTTTAAGAGGAGAATTACTTACAAATTCAGATTTTAATCCAAGGAATATCGAGTTTAATATAAGAAAAACATTAGAGGGAAATTTTGGAGCAAGAATCATAGATCCAAAAGGAAAGAGAAGTAATCCAGTAGAAATTAGTGTGAGATATAGACAGCACCACCTAACCAGAATGCAATATATGCAGGAAGATCAATATAGCCGAGAGAGATCTTTATTACTTATTATTGAAGTACCTTTTTAA
- a CDS encoding hypothetical protein (KEGG: ppr:PBPRB0590 hypothetical protein~SPTR: Putative uncharacterized protein): MIIDRVQLAGIDAYLRDAEDINLASSPNNMGITKSVQLGMGVDVSGINLLLKADNLLELMSRSNLEDRPMLKITLRKEMFPQFYADPYAHRVHTIGGYDDFHRGLIRNMRAMEVEGQATLVSLNVGECSWQSPIYVFPQPIQLKGAAWELATSRLTPSDGFGYGVTLDMWVQGQDPENDSPTTIEIVSEGSTSPSQPEDLRHQTNLESKEDIIAYRILFKADVQFDSYLTEFQFRQGQNNSLGRPLLRKFHLLESIDSTYTIFSLHELESQCSEFSILEVSPPLQTLTAYLPLSALLVENESIILEINSDYFSICEAHLNAQVIVRPPITDKQYGGSNG; encoded by the coding sequence ATGATTATTGATCGTGTTCAACTAGCAGGAATAGACGCTTATCTGCGAGATGCAGAGGATATTAATTTAGCTTCATCCCCCAATAATATGGGAATAACTAAATCTGTTCAACTGGGTATGGGCGTTGACGTTAGTGGCATAAATTTACTGTTAAAAGCAGACAACCTTTTAGAATTAATGTCACGTTCTAACTTGGAAGACAGACCGATGTTAAAGATTACATTACGTAAGGAAATGTTTCCGCAGTTTTATGCGGACCCCTATGCCCATCGTGTACACACCATAGGTGGATATGATGATTTTCACCGTGGATTAATAAGAAATATGCGAGCCATGGAAGTGGAAGGACAAGCAACCCTTGTATCTTTGAATGTGGGCGAGTGTAGTTGGCAAAGTCCTATTTATGTTTTTCCTCAACCGATACAGTTAAAGGGTGCCGCCTGGGAATTAGCAACATCAAGGCTAACACCTTCCGATGGTTTTGGATATGGGGTGACATTGGATATGTGGGTACAAGGACAAGATCCTGAAAATGACTCCCCCACCACCATAGAAATTGTCTCAGAAGGTTCTACATCCCCTTCCCAACCAGAGGACTTACGACATCAAACAAATCTCGAATCCAAGGAAGATATTATTGCCTATAGAATTTTATTCAAAGCCGATGTTCAGTTTGATAGTTACTTAACTGAATTTCAATTTCGCCAAGGACAAAATAATTCATTAGGAAGACCATTACTAAGAAAATTTCATTTATTGGAATCTATTGATTCTACATATACTATTTTCTCTCTCCATGAATTGGAAAGTCAATGTAGTGAATTTTCGATCTTGGAAGTTTCTCCTCCTTTACAAACATTAACAGCTTATCTACCTCTCTCAGCTTTATTGGTGGAAAATGAAAGCATTATTTTGGAAATAAATTCTGATTATTTCTCTATTTGTGAAGCACATTTGAATGCACAAGTTATTGTTCGTCCTCCCATAACAGATAAACAATATGGAGGTAGTAATGGCTGA
- a CDS encoding hypothetical protein (KEGG: vvi:100255471 hypothetical protein LOC100255471~SPTR: Putative uncharacterized protein) gives MYSTKYMPLRTTVGQLIEVVNVSIISRSPILSSSGSIVYAETAHEIPPPGFEPPPINIEDFMPDVLVRGGAPGTGTLTFPTSNLDNVETVVGLPSNVTNPFITVRAGGPVIEENQKSQEFWFEIEITLETMRGTQCPIIGGILFGGYPYLPYYITPQGENSANFGLPREIHVSWEDHIQTGFLDEKVAFVRQEPTSHSGLHLIATGPVKSEKIRIRFADFPRIIRRIQPDSDRTVEFWGVFIPYLGVFSYSEDVRYTPKVPAGLLGAVKMSDSLEQSYFEQGKFPRQMRNQMKNTSTDFVFTRTNAVGYFPMSAASLFNGGRLYQIPSDNNPLNIDEIFISQKVQQREQVRLYFQQTEEHPRCLSGITLSLPNPRQVTSLTNDNSGIFDLLIYEVDPVEGVSPIAMESERDPAHDQYSNLIYYQQNQIFEGDTLQCRFSRPTNARYFVAVFHCTREGHLALTKLELIQSAHVFISSRQSRSQQMRQLNFRMIGKDLAEDYSRLGKHGFKFTIEHVVGGELKEILFEARSLTDLLQLSGVKLYANQRYLETVRDVSVERSETLDKSFDHRYHYGGSQGWKRSQTGEGTSWPFSSSPLTTYNPNPGPDSFYMSSNAESRTHTQHIGFVDGSNNAIPSFVTKLQRILSATIIDRPPQNVLLQGDGWGSGQMWQGLDSNRLTDIDGLLNLSIPPIDSIFTDMVNRATDFLTLDDGVDVSTLTSFVGEETVRRYFMLNGIGFNLGVNAGVSFIVGGGVSKGISMTPSLPTSTRTSANGNTGKISLTANKTGRYYAQTRDDSYDESESYTEYRGGQLNRRIVRDLLQSGTIRNRREGVNFHWQELPLDIVVGTIPLNLELPALTDKLYTTRDEWVRIRFGNGMVNGLKKLRTGNIGSCEQDLVMDVWFDMLEEVVKNDY, from the coding sequence ATGTATAGCACCAAATATATGCCATTACGTACCACAGTCGGGCAATTAATTGAAGTGGTAAATGTGAGTATAATTAGTCGCTCTCCAATATTATCAAGCTCGGGATCTATTGTATATGCGGAAACCGCTCACGAGATACCACCACCAGGATTTGAACCTCCTCCCATAAATATAGAAGATTTCATGCCTGATGTTCTTGTTAGGGGTGGAGCTCCTGGCACAGGAACATTAACTTTTCCAACTTCTAATCTGGACAATGTAGAGACAGTAGTAGGATTACCTTCTAATGTTACTAATCCTTTTATAACCGTAAGGGCGGGTGGACCAGTTATAGAAGAAAATCAAAAGTCACAGGAATTCTGGTTTGAAATTGAAATAACCCTTGAGACGATGCGTGGAACTCAATGCCCTATCATAGGAGGAATTTTGTTCGGTGGTTATCCTTATCTTCCCTATTACATCACACCTCAAGGCGAAAATTCCGCTAATTTTGGTCTGCCCCGAGAAATTCATGTTTCTTGGGAAGATCACATCCAAACAGGATTTCTTGATGAAAAAGTAGCATTCGTACGACAAGAACCAACCTCCCATAGTGGTTTACACCTAATCGCCACAGGTCCTGTAAAAAGTGAAAAAATCAGAATTCGCTTTGCCGATTTTCCCCGTATTATACGTCGAATTCAACCTGATAGCGATCGCACCGTAGAATTTTGGGGAGTATTCATACCTTACTTAGGAGTTTTTAGCTACTCAGAAGATGTCCGTTATACTCCAAAAGTTCCAGCGGGTTTGTTAGGGGCAGTAAAAATGTCCGACTCATTAGAACAAAGCTATTTCGAGCAGGGAAAATTTCCCCGCCAGATGAGAAACCAAATGAAAAATACATCCACCGATTTTGTTTTCACCCGAACCAATGCCGTGGGATATTTCCCCATGAGTGCCGCATCACTTTTTAATGGTGGTCGCCTATATCAAATACCAAGTGATAATAACCCCTTAAATATCGATGAAATTTTTATCTCGCAAAAAGTTCAACAAAGAGAGCAAGTTCGACTTTATTTTCAACAAACAGAAGAACATCCTCGCTGTCTAAGTGGCATAACTCTCAGTCTGCCCAACCCTAGACAAGTTACATCGTTGACCAATGATAACTCTGGTATCTTCGATTTACTAATTTATGAAGTTGATCCTGTAGAAGGAGTATCACCTATTGCCATGGAATCGGAACGAGATCCTGCCCATGACCAATACAGTAATTTAATTTACTATCAGCAAAACCAAATCTTTGAAGGAGATACCCTCCAATGCCGTTTTTCTCGTCCCACCAACGCCCGTTACTTTGTGGCGGTATTCCACTGTACCAGAGAAGGACACCTCGCATTGACAAAGTTAGAGCTAATTCAATCAGCCCATGTGTTTATTAGTTCTCGTCAATCCCGTAGCCAACAAATGCGCCAACTCAACTTCCGAATGATCGGTAAAGATTTAGCCGAAGACTATAGTCGTCTAGGCAAACATGGATTCAAATTTACCATTGAGCATGTTGTTGGAGGAGAACTAAAAGAAATATTGTTTGAAGCCCGTAGCCTTACAGATTTATTGCAATTATCAGGGGTAAAATTATATGCCAACCAGCGTTACTTAGAAACCGTTAGAGATGTCAGTGTAGAAAGATCAGAAACACTAGATAAAAGTTTTGATCACCGTTATCATTACGGAGGTTCTCAGGGTTGGAAACGCTCTCAAACGGGGGAAGGCACCTCATGGCCTTTTTCATCTTCTCCTCTCACAACCTACAATCCCAATCCAGGACCAGATTCCTTTTATATGAGCAGTAATGCTGAAAGTCGTACCCATACACAACATATTGGTTTTGTGGATGGAAGCAATAACGCCATTCCTAGTTTTGTTACTAAATTACAACGTATATTGAGTGCAACAATTATTGACAGACCACCACAAAATGTACTTTTACAAGGAGATGGCTGGGGTAGTGGGCAAATGTGGCAAGGACTAGATTCTAATCGCCTTACTGATATTGACGGACTGCTAAACTTATCTATCCCACCCATCGATTCAATATTTACAGACATGGTAAATAGAGCAACAGATTTTCTTACCCTAGACGATGGAGTAGATGTAAGCACACTGACCAGTTTTGTGGGGGAAGAAACAGTCCGTAGATATTTTATGTTAAATGGAATTGGATTTAATCTGGGAGTCAACGCAGGTGTATCTTTCATTGTGGGGGGGGGAGTTTCTAAAGGTATTTCTATGACTCCATCATTGCCCACCAGTACCCGCACATCCGCCAATGGTAATACAGGGAAAATTAGTCTCACAGCCAACAAAACAGGTCGTTACTATGCTCAAACCCGTGATGATAGTTATGATGAGTCCGAATCCTATACCGAATACCGAGGAGGACAGCTAAATCGCAGAATAGTACGTGATCTACTTCAGTCAGGCACTATTCGTAATCGAAGAGAAGGGGTAAACTTTCATTGGCAAGAATTACCCTTAGATATTGTGGTGGGTACGATTCCCTTAAACCTCGAACTTCCAGCCCTAACTGACAAATTGTATACAACCCGTGACGAATGGGTCAGAATTCGTTTTGGTAATGGGATGGTTAATGGTTTGAAAAAACTTAGAACTGGAAATATTGGATCTTGTGAACAAGATCTCGTAATGGATGTTTGGTTTGATATGCTTGAGGAGGTAGTAAAAAATGATTATTGA
- a CDS encoding HEAT domain containing protein (PFAM: HEAT repeat~InterPro IPR000357:IPR019734:IPR013026~KEGG: cyt:cce_2926 hypothetical protein~PFAM: HEAT domain containing protein~SPTR: Peptidoglycan-binding domain 1) has translation MNSKKWLLKLTLFIIFCNLFPNLSSPNNSQISYKVRAIASAQEINQDPAVLYDENMQRGYQATNNRQYEEALNYFRTALSHRPEDAYAQRAINNVETMMANRDNNTWNMDNILFMLLISLVILVIIISITLIIIGIKILANNNNSAKKISQRKVEQLSLNNDDNILEKKELSNAQGQLAKRINPEVKKPRDKTEELLQELVQGESKNRSKIIWRLASEADSRAIAPLLDIMIKSNSQEKTLILEAISQIAFNSIKPINQALILSLQDDHGNVRKNALRDITKVYELIIQIQPIITQTAYNDPDPEVREIALLALEKIASNQNMLPDDNHQDYAQEVDATLIEDNRNVE, from the coding sequence ATGAATAGCAAAAAATGGCTGTTAAAATTGACTTTATTTATCATTTTTTGTAACCTTTTCCCTAACTTATCTTCTCCTAATAATTCTCAAATTAGTTACAAAGTAAGGGCGATCGCCTCTGCACAAGAAATCAATCAAGATCCTGCGGTTCTTTATGACGAGAATATGCAAAGGGGTTATCAGGCCACCAATAATCGCCAATATGAAGAGGCTTTGAACTATTTTAGAACAGCCCTCTCCCATCGTCCCGAGGATGCCTATGCTCAAAGGGCGATTAATAATGTTGAAACCATGATGGCGAATCGTGATAACAATACTTGGAACATGGATAATATTTTATTTATGTTACTTATTTCCCTTGTTATTCTCGTAATTATTATTAGTATTACCTTGATTATTATTGGTATAAAAATATTAGCAAATAACAACAATTCTGCCAAGAAAATTTCTCAACGAAAAGTTGAACAATTATCATTAAATAATGATGACAATATTTTAGAAAAAAAAGAGTTATCTAACGCTCAAGGACAACTAGCAAAAAGAATTAATCCTGAAGTCAAAAAACCTAGGGATAAAACCGAAGAATTATTACAAGAATTGGTACAAGGAGAATCGAAAAATAGGAGTAAAATTATTTGGCGTTTAGCTTCAGAAGCCGATTCAAGGGCGATCGCCCCTTTGCTGGATATAATGATTAAAAGTAACTCTCAAGAAAAGACCTTAATTTTAGAAGCCATATCTCAAATTGCATTTAATAGTATTAAACCCATCAATCAAGCCCTAATATTATCCCTACAGGATGATCATGGCAATGTCCGCAAAAATGCCCTCAGAGACATTACCAAAGTGTATGAATTAATCATCCAAATTCAGCCCATTATTACCCAAACAGCTTATAATGATCCAGATCCTGAAGTAAGGGAAATTGCCCTTTTAGCCCTAGAAAAAATTGCCTCCAATCAAAATATGTTGCCCGACGACAATCATCAAGACTATGCCCAAGAAGTCGACGCCACCCTCATCGAAGATAATCGCAATGTCGAATAA
- a CDS encoding bacterial peptide chain release factor 3 (bRF-3) (PFAM: Elongation factor Tu domain 2; Elongation factor Tu GTP binding domain~TIGRFAM: small GTP-binding protein domain; peptide chain release factor 3~COGs: COG4108 Peptide chain release factor RF-3~InterPro IPR000795:IPR004161:IPR004548:IPR005225~KEGG: syp:SYNPCC7002_A1701 peptide chain release factor 3~PFAM: protein synthesis factor GTP-binding; elongation factor Tu domain 2 protein~SPTR: Peptide chain release factor 3;~TIGRFAM: peptide chain release factor 3; small GTP-binding protein) gives MASTIEQELLKAVSKRRNFAIISHPDAGKTTLTEKLLLYGGAIHEAGAVKARGEQRKVTSDWMEMEKQRGISITSTVLQFAYDNYQINLLDTPGHQDFSEDTYRTLAAADNAVMLIDAAKGLEPQTRKLFEVCKLRSLPIFTFVNKMDRPGREPLELLDEIEQELGLKTFAVNYPVGMGDYFKGVYSRRKKAYHLFDRVAHGKGEVPEMVISDGDSSIENYLDGDLYEQTLEELELLEEVASDFDLEAIHAGKMTPVFFGSAMTNFGVRLFLDAFLEYALPPTPRNSSLGELEPTYPDFSGFVFKLQANMDARHRDRVAFVRVCTGKFEKDMSVNHARTGKTIRLSRPQKLFAQGRESIEEAYPGDVIGLNNPGMFAIGDTIYLGKKIEYDKIPSFSPELFAYLKNPNPSKFKQFQKGVQELQEEGAVQIMYSKDDFIRDPILAAVGQLQFEVVQHRLLNEYNVDSRLEPMPYGAARWVVDGWEALEKVGRLFNTMVVKDALDRPVLLFKNDWNINQVAADHPDLRLSAIAL, from the coding sequence ATGGCTTCAACGATTGAGCAAGAATTATTAAAGGCGGTGAGTAAGCGTCGCAATTTTGCGATTATTTCTCACCCTGATGCTGGTAAAACGACTTTAACAGAAAAACTCTTGCTTTATGGGGGTGCTATCCATGAAGCAGGGGCAGTGAAGGCAAGGGGTGAGCAACGGAAGGTTACTTCTGACTGGATGGAGATGGAGAAACAGAGGGGTATTTCTATTACTTCTACGGTGTTACAGTTTGCCTACGATAATTATCAGATTAATCTTTTGGATACCCCTGGACACCAAGATTTTAGTGAGGATACTTATCGCACCCTAGCGGCGGCGGATAATGCGGTGATGTTGATTGATGCGGCTAAGGGTTTGGAGCCTCAGACTCGTAAGTTATTTGAGGTTTGTAAGTTGCGATCGCTCCCTATCTTTACATTTGTTAATAAAATGGATCGCCCCGGTCGTGAACCTTTAGAATTATTGGATGAAATTGAGCAGGAATTGGGTTTAAAAACCTTTGCGGTTAACTATCCTGTGGGCATGGGAGATTACTTTAAAGGGGTCTATAGTCGCCGTAAGAAGGCTTATCACCTGTTTGATAGGGTAGCCCATGGTAAGGGGGAAGTGCCAGAAATGGTCATCTCTGATGGGGATAGTAGCATTGAGAATTATCTGGATGGGGATTTGTACGAGCAAACCTTGGAAGAGTTGGAATTATTGGAAGAAGTAGCCTCGGATTTTGACCTCGAAGCCATCCACGCAGGAAAAATGACCCCTGTATTTTTTGGTAGTGCCATGACTAATTTTGGGGTGCGTTTATTCCTGGATGCCTTTTTGGAGTATGCCCTACCTCCCACCCCCCGAAATTCGAGTTTAGGGGAATTAGAGCCTACTTATCCCGATTTTAGTGGTTTTGTCTTCAAATTACAGGCAAATATGGACGCAAGACACCGTGACAGGGTGGCTTTTGTGCGGGTGTGTACGGGCAAATTTGAAAAGGATATGTCGGTAAACCACGCGCGCACGGGCAAAACTATTCGTCTTTCTCGCCCTCAAAAGCTCTTTGCCCAAGGGAGAGAATCTATCGAGGAAGCCTATCCGGGGGATGTCATCGGCTTGAATAACCCGGGGATGTTTGCCATTGGGGATACTATCTATCTGGGTAAAAAGATTGAGTATGACAAGATTCCTAGTTTTTCTCCTGAGTTGTTCGCCTATCTCAAAAATCCTAACCCTTCTAAGTTTAAACAATTCCAGAAAGGGGTACAGGAGTTGCAGGAAGAAGGGGCGGTACAAATTATGTACTCGAAGGATGATTTTATTCGAGATCCCATTTTGGCGGCGGTGGGGCAGTTACAATTTGAGGTGGTACAACATCGCCTCTTGAATGAGTATAATGTGGATTCTAGGCTTGAGCCGATGCCCTATGGGGCTGCCCGTTGGGTGGTAGATGGTTGGGAAGCCCTTGAAAAGGTGGGTCGTTTGTTTAATACTATGGTGGTTAAGGATGCTCTTGATCGTCCTGTATTATTATTTAAGAACGATTGGAATATTAATCAGGTAGCAGCTGATCATCCTGATTTACGGTTAAGTGCGATCGCCCTTTAA
- a CDS encoding seryl-tRNA synthetase (PFAM: Seryl-tRNA synthetase N-terminal domain; tRNA synthetase class II core domain (G, H, P, S and T)~TIGRFAM: seryl-tRNA synthetase~COGs: COG0172 Seryl-tRNA synthetase~InterProIPR018156:IPR015866:IPR002314:IPR002317:IPR 006195~KEGG: cyh:Cyan8802_2932 seryl-tRNA synthetase~PFAM: tRNA synthetase class II (G H P and S); Seryl-tRNA synthetase, class IIa-like~PRIAM: Serine--tRNA ligase~SPTR: Seryl-tRNA synthetase;~TIGRFAM: seryl-tRNA synthetase), with protein MLDLKKIRENPEQILQKLKTRNSDYDLNSLLEFDNQQRDIQSVRTELQARSNEIGKLIGQKIRDGANPTGEEIANLKQEGNEVKAKLADLEPQERELKAHIEAKLLELPNLPSDTTPLGASEEENVEVKRWGDEFKNRVSGDKALSHDVIGEKLGIINSERAVKVAQSRFVSLIGMGAALERALINFMLDRQIEAGYLEVMPPVLINTDSLQGTGQLPKFAEESFKCEGENLWLTPTAEVPVTNFYRQEILEADVLPIHHCAYTPCFRREAGSYGRDVKGLIRLHQFNKVELIKIVRPETSEEEHQKMVKDAEAILQALELPYRVVELCTGDLGFSANKCYDLEVWLPSANTYREISSCSNCGDFQARRADIRFKEKGVKGTEYVHTLNGSGLAVGRTMAAVLENYQQDDGSVMVPEVLRPYLGKDVLRVD; from the coding sequence ATGTTAGATCTAAAAAAAATTAGGGAAAATCCAGAACAAATTTTACAAAAACTAAAAACCAGAAACTCTGATTATGATTTAAATAGTCTCCTTGAATTTGATAACCAACAGCGGGATATTCAATCGGTGCGTACAGAGTTACAAGCCAGAAGTAATGAAATTGGTAAATTAATCGGTCAAAAAATTCGTGATGGTGCCAACCCCACAGGGGAAGAAATTGCCAACCTCAAACAAGAAGGCAACGAAGTAAAGGCAAAATTAGCCGATTTAGAACCCCAAGAAAGGGAATTAAAAGCCCACATCGAAGCCAAATTATTAGAATTACCCAATCTTCCTAGTGATACAACCCCCCTTGGTGCCAGTGAGGAGGAAAATGTGGAGGTGAAAAGATGGGGTGATGAATTTAAGAATCGAGTTTCTGGCGACAAAGCCTTATCCCATGATGTAATCGGCGAAAAATTGGGCATTATCAACTCCGAAAGGGCGGTAAAAGTTGCCCAGAGTCGTTTTGTATCCCTCATTGGCATGGGGGCAGCGCTAGAAAGGGCTTTAATTAATTTTATGTTAGACCGTCAAATTGAGGCGGGATATTTGGAAGTAATGCCCCCTGTATTGATTAATACTGACTCCTTACAAGGCACAGGGCAGTTACCCAAGTTTGCGGAGGAGAGTTTTAAATGTGAGGGGGAAAATTTATGGTTAACTCCCACGGCGGAGGTGCCTGTAACTAATTTTTATCGTCAGGAAATCTTAGAGGCTGACGTTTTACCTATCCATCATTGTGCTTATACTCCTTGTTTTCGTCGGGAGGCAGGAAGTTATGGACGTGATGTGAAGGGGTTGATTCGTCTGCATCAGTTTAATAAGGTAGAATTGATCAAGATTGTACGCCCTGAAACCAGCGAGGAAGAGCATCAAAAGATGGTGAAGGATGCGGAGGCTATTTTACAGGCTTTGGAATTACCTTATCGAGTGGTGGAACTTTGTACTGGTGATTTAGGGTTTAGTGCGAACAAGTGTTATGATCTTGAGGTGTGGTTGCCTTCGGCTAATACCTATCGAGAAATTTCTAGTTGCTCTAATTGTGGCGATTTTCAGGCGAGAAGGGCTGATATTCGTTTTAAGGAGAAGGGGGTTAAGGGTACTGAGTATGTCCACACTCTCAACGGTTCTGGTTTGGCTGTGGGGCGTACTATGGCGGCGGTGCTGGAGAATTATCAGCAGGATGATGGTTCGGTAATGGTGCCAGAGGTTTTACGTCCTTATTTGGGTAAGGATGTTTTGAGGGTTGATTAG